The Microcystis aeruginosa NIES-843 sequence GAAATCAATTTGACCACGTTTAGGATCATTGTCATCATCTCTAGACAACCGGGAGCATCTCACCTTTGCAATGAGCATAAATACTTAGTGGAAAAATAGGCTTTTCGAGGGTAATTCTTGTTTTAACCCACATTCCGCACCCTAAGTGTCACAACGTCTCAAAAGAGGAAGGGGCGCGAGTCAAAATACTTATCTAGAGGAGTGAGTTGGCGGCAAGCTGCCGGCAACTAAGCCGAAAATTTCAGAGTTCCCCCGGTCATTCTCAATAAACAGTGCTTGTTGAGAATGACCGGTCAATCAGACTTAACATCTAGGGGGAGATGTTCCAGTTGCTCGCTTTGTTTTGTCACCCCTTGAAGTCAATCCATCTGGTCAAGATAAGAGATAATATTCTTGGCAAGGTTTGGGGAAAAATCTCAAAATGTTGCGCCTCTCATCCGTTAAGTTGCTAATCTTTTGATTGTCTTGAATACGGACGAGATGAATCCCTTGAAAGCACTGAAATATCCAGCGTAATGTTGGTCGGTCAGTTAACTTACCCAACGGATTTTTCAGTCCCGTCTCCTGCTGTTTTAAACTTAAACGAAGTTGTCTTTGACCAATAGTATAAACCAGCAGGCACAAGCCCATGAGCATGGCCATGACCTCGATTCTATGGGGAGATTTGAGAAAGACACTGTCAGCAAAAAAGCAGGGGTCTTTGAGAAAAGAAAATCCTCTTTCTGGAGCTTGTTGCCCCTTATATTTTTTGAGTATATCCTCACTGCTCAATCGTTTTTTCTCCAAATCGTTAGTTGCTAAAACGAATCGTCCTGCTCGTTTCTTTAGCCTCTCAATCGCTGCCAAATTCAACTCTAATTCGGCTTGAACTTGATAGCTTTGAGAGGGCAAATCGTCTTTTGATTTGAGTTTTGACTGCTGAGACTCAGGCGGAATGAGATTGACTTTAATCTCCGTTAACTGATGAGATTTTAAGGAGTCAGATAATCCTTTGGCTATCGCCAACGCCACCGCTCTATTCTCAAATTCTCTTCGGGATAGTTGCCGGATTTTTTCTTGGGCAGAATTCTTTTCTTGCTCGATTTTTTTCTCTAATTTTTTCAAGTCTGATTCTTGTCTAGCTTGACTTTCAACTAGCAACCATCTTTGTTCTATCCCCCCATAGTTAGAGCTTGTTTCCCGCCAGGAATAACCCGGTATTTCTGAATCGGTTAACTCTTTTTCTGAGATGCTATCGACTAACTCTTGAGCCTCTTTAATGCTTAATGGTACTCGAGACAACCAACGCATTTCTTTCATTAGTTTTAAATTCTCTTTGCTATAGAGGGCGCTATCGCCGACTATTAAACTGTCAAAGTCAACTTGTTTTTGAAATTCTCGGGCGATTTGACCAAAAACCGCTTTGTCCGCTTCATTTCCGTCCCCTACTTTCAGGAATAAAGGTACATCTCCATCCCCACTTACGATTAAGTCAATCATAAATTGTTTTAAGTCAGGTCTTCGGTCGCGGGAGTATCCGTAGGTAATTTTTATTGGCTGTTGTCTGGTTTCAATTTCTTCTCCCACTGCTCCTGATTTCAGGATTTCTACTGTTGGGTATTCCTTTTTATATTCTCCTTCTACTGATAGAGAAGTCGAATCTAAATGGGAGTTCTCGGTTGCTACACCAAATTTTTTCACGGCGGCTAAACTGATGAGTAGGAAAATGACCGAAACATTAAGTTGATAAAGTTTGTCCATTACTCGACCAATTTTATCATCATTCAAGTGCTTGGGTTCGATGCCCTCTCCCAGCAGATGTTCGGTTGCTTTATCTTCAAAAAATTGAGGAAATAAATACAAGGCTCGGGAGACAAATCCCAATCCATTCAGGATAATTGCTTTCACTACTTGCCCCGCTGTGACAATTTCTCCTCGCTCAATTGAGACTTGTTCGTTGATAATTTCAACGATTCCTATTTCATCGATAATTCCGGCTACTAATCCCAGATGGTCTAGATTTTTGACTTCAATTTCTGTTGATTGATTCATGGTCGAACAGTCCACTCGCCTCAGTTTTCCAACAATTCCTATTTTTTCATAATTAGGGGTCTCAAGACCCCCCTAGCGGCCACCGAGAAAACCTTCACCAGCTAGGTATTTTTACTCAAGTCTCTGGCGGGGGACAGCTTATGTGACAGTTGAGGGTGCGGAATGTGGGTTTTAATTCTCCATGTACGCAGTCTTTAAAAGCCTCTATTTCGTTCCAAGACACGATTAAGAGTGGCTTTTAGGCTAAGTATAATTACTTATCGCGTAAGTGAGATGCTCCCTAGACAACCAGCTATTGTTCTGACTTTCCCAAAAACCAGAGACTTCCTCCCCCACCATTAAGATAGGCTAAGACGCATTTTAACCGCCTATCCTTAAGATTGGCTAAATCTCCTCAAATCCCTTTACTGTTGCAAGAGTGCCTCATCTCAACAAGCAATTTAAATTCGCGGGCAGCTTAAGTAGGGAGGCACAATTATTTGTAGTGGACTGTTTCAGCTAAAATAGGGCAATAGCTCGAACAAGCAGAGGACATCAATCATGGGAAGAGGTCGGCGAGATAAAGTCAATCTAACAGGGGAACAAAGAGAAAACCTCGAACAAATCAGTCGTAATGGCTATGCACCAGCTAAAAAAATTCTCCACGCTCGGATTTTGCTGATGTGTGACGAGGGAGAACAGGCGAAAAGGAAATGGACAGATGAAGAAATAGGCGAAGCTTTAGAAGTTCATAGAAATACAGTGGGACGTATTCGTCAAAGATTTCTTCAAAAAGGCGAAAAACCAGCATTAGAACGGAAATCGAGAAAAACTCCCCCCACTCCGGCAAAAGTTGATGGAGCCGCCGCCGCCCAAATCATTGCCCTGTGCTGTTCGGAGCCACCATCTGGCCGAGCCGAGTGGACAATCCGACTATTAACCTCGGAACTCAAACAAAGACAAATTATCACCGAGATTTCCAGTCCAACGGTGTGGCGTACTCTAAAAAAAACCAATTACGCCCTTGGAAAACCCAAAGATACTGTATTCCGGAACAGGATTTAGCCCGATTTGTTGCCCAGATGGAAGTTGTCCTTGACCTGTATGGCACTCAGCCATCGGAAGAAGAACCGTTAATCGCGATGGATGAAGCATCAAAGCAACTACTTGGAGAAGTTTACCCTCCGATACCCATGCAACCTGGACAAGATAAAAAAGAAGACTATCACTATAGTCGTGAAGGGGTTCAAGCCTTGTTCATGTTTTTTGACCCCCATCGAGGATGGAGACGGGTGAGTAACCGAGATAGTCGAACCCGAATAGATTGGGCAGAAGAAATTCGTCAATTATTGGATGTGGACTATCCAAAGGCTCGAAAAGTCAAGCTCGTCTGTGATAATCTCAACACTCATAACATAGCCTCGCTTTATGAAGCATTTCCAGCACCCGTTGCTCATCGTTTAGCTAGAAGACTGGAAATTTATTACACACCTCGTAATGGTAGCTGGTTAAATGTAGCCGAAACTGAACTAAGCGTCTTATCGAGGCAATGTTTAGATAGAAGGATTTCTAGCAAGGAAGAACTGAAAAGGGAGATAGAAACCTGGCAAAAAGAACGTAATCAGACTGCATCTACAGTAATATGGACGTTTACGACCAGCGATGCTAGGGTCAAGCTGAAACATCTTTATCCTGTGTTTGAGGAGGAGGAATCGGGAGAATCTATTGCACCAAATTAGCTGAAACAGTCCAGTAGGATGGGTTAGCGGTAGCGT is a genomic window containing:
- a CDS encoding IS1634 family transposase, which codes for MNQSTEIEVKNLDHLGLVAGIIDEIGIVEIINEQVSIERGEIVTAGQVVKAIILNGLGFVSRALYLFPQFFEDKATEHLLGEGIEPKHLNDDKIGRVMDKLYQLNVSVIFLLISLAAVKKFGVATENSHLDSTSLSVEGEYKKEYPTVEILKSGAVGEEIETRQQPIKITYGYSRDRRPDLKQFMIDLIVSGDGDVPLFLKVGDGNEADKAVFGQIAREFQKQVDFDSLIVGDSALYSKENLKLMKEMRWLSRVPLSIKEAQELVDSISEKELTDSEIPGYSWRETSSNYGGIEQRWLLVESQARQESDLKKLEKKIEQEKNSAQEKIRQLSRREFENRAVALAIAKGLSDSLKSHQLTEIKVNLIPPESQQSKLKSKDDLPSQSYQVQAELELNLAAIERLKKRAGRFVLATNDLEKKRLSSEDILKKYKGQQAPERGFSFLKDPCFFADSVFLKSPHRIEVMAMLMGLCLLVYTIGQRQLRLSLKQQETGLKNPLGKLTDRPTLRWIFQCFQGIHLVRIQDNQKISNLTDERRNILRFFPKPCQEYYLLS
- a CDS encoding IS630-like element ISMae25 family transposase (programmed frameshift), encoding MGRGRRDKVNLTGEQRENLEQISRNGYAPAKKILHARILLMCDEGEQAKRKWTDEEIGEALEVHRNTVGRIRQRFLQKGEKPALERKSRKTPPTPAKVDGAAAAQIIALCCSEPPSGRAEWTIRLLTSELKQRQIITEISSPTVWRTPKKNQLRPWKTQRYCIPEQDLARFVAQMEVVLDLYGTQPSEEEPLIAMDEASKQLLGEVYPPIPMQPGQDKKEDYHYSREGVQALFMFFDPHRGWRRVSNRDSRTRIDWAEEIRQLLDVDYPKARKVKLVCDNLNTHNIASLYEAFPAPVAHRLARRLEIYYTPRNGSWLNVAETELSVLSRQCLDRRISSKEELKREIETWQKERNQTASTVIWTFTTSDARVKLKHLYPVFEEEESGESIAPN